In Erigeron canadensis isolate Cc75 chromosome 1, C_canadensis_v1, whole genome shotgun sequence, a single window of DNA contains:
- the LOC122586442 gene encoding uncharacterized protein LOC122586442: MLVFTAEKQLKSGKYFPITAIQRFDAAAKRIENGVYLGPLGCLTFEGRFSWKKRILAFVFELLKIKIGPFNPLEINIKGKDESEPTTKNPFFIWFYVDEEIAVARGRSGGTAFWCRCQRVNSF; the protein is encoded by the exons ATGCTTGTATTTACCGCTGAG AAGCAACTAAAAAGCGGCAAATACTTTCCTATCACAGCAATTCAGAGATTTGATGCAGCT GCAAAGAGGATTGAGAACGGTGTCTACCTTGGACCTCTTGGCTGTCTAACATTTGAAGGCAGATTTTCATGGAAAAAGAGAATACTTGCTTTTGTATTCGAgctactaaaaataaaaattggacCATTCAATCCATTAGAGATAAACATAAAAGGAAAAGATGAAAGTGAGCCAACCACCAAGAATCCCTTCTTTATATGGTTTTATGTGGATGAAGAAATAGCTGTAGCTCGTGGTAGAAGTGGTGGCACGGCTTTCTGGTGTCGTTGCCAGCGCGTCAACAGTTTTTAG